The Kogia breviceps isolate mKogBre1 chromosome 16, mKogBre1 haplotype 1, whole genome shotgun sequence genome window below encodes:
- the CLDN10 gene encoding claudin-10 isoform X1, whose product MASTASEIIAFMVSISGWVLVSSTLPTDYWKVSTIDGTVITTATYWANLWKMCVTDSTGVSNCKDFPSMLALDGYIQACRGLMIAAVSLGFFGSIFALFGMKCTKVGGSDKAKAKIACLAGIVFILSGLCSMTGCSLYANKITTEFFDPLFMEQKYELGAALFIGWAGASLCIIGGVIFCFSISDNSKAPRMGYTYNGATSIMSSRTKYHGGEDFKTTNPSKQFDKNAYV is encoded by the exons ATGGCGAGCACGGCATCGGAGATCATTGCCTTCATGGTCTCCATCTCCGGCTGGGTGCTGGTGTCCTCCACGCTGCCCACCGACTACTGGAAGGTGTCCACCATCGACGGCACAGTCATCACCACCGCCACCTATTGGGCCAACCTTTGGAAGATGTGCGTTACCGACTCCACGGGCGTCTCCAACTGCAAGGACTTCCCCTCCATGCTGGCGCTAGACG GTTATATCCAGGCATGTAGAGGACTTATGATTGCTGCCGTCAGCCTGGGcttttttggttccatatttGCCCTGTTTGGAATGAAATGTACCAAAGTCGGAGGCTCAGATAAAGCCAAAGCTAAAATTGCCTGTTTGGCTGGGATTGTATTCATACTGTCAG GGCTATGCTCAATGACCGGCTGTTCCCTGTATGCAAACAAAATCACAACGGAGTTCTTTGATCCCCTCTTCATGGAGCAAAA GTATGAATTAGGAGCTGCTCTGTTTATTGGATGGGCAGGAGCCTCACTCTGCATAATTGGTGGTGTCATATTTTGCTTTTCAATATCTGACAACAGCAAAGCACCCAG AATGGGATACACATACAACGGGGCCACATCTATCATGTCTTCTCGGACAAAGTATCACGGTGGAGAAGATTTTAAAACCACAAACCCTTCAAAACAGTTTGATAAAAACGCTTACGTCTAA
- the CLDN10 gene encoding claudin-10 isoform X3: MASTASEIIAFMVSISGWVLVSSTLPTDYWKVSTIDGTVITTATYWANLWKMCVTDSTGVSNCKDFPSMLALDGYIQACRGLMIAAVSLGFFGSIFALFGMKCTKVGGSDKAKAKIACLAGIVFILSGLCSMTGCSLYANKITTEFFDPLFMEQKMGYTYNGATSIMSSRTKYHGGEDFKTTNPSKQFDKNAYV; encoded by the exons ATGGCGAGCACGGCATCGGAGATCATTGCCTTCATGGTCTCCATCTCCGGCTGGGTGCTGGTGTCCTCCACGCTGCCCACCGACTACTGGAAGGTGTCCACCATCGACGGCACAGTCATCACCACCGCCACCTATTGGGCCAACCTTTGGAAGATGTGCGTTACCGACTCCACGGGCGTCTCCAACTGCAAGGACTTCCCCTCCATGCTGGCGCTAGACG GTTATATCCAGGCATGTAGAGGACTTATGATTGCTGCCGTCAGCCTGGGcttttttggttccatatttGCCCTGTTTGGAATGAAATGTACCAAAGTCGGAGGCTCAGATAAAGCCAAAGCTAAAATTGCCTGTTTGGCTGGGATTGTATTCATACTGTCAG GGCTATGCTCAATGACCGGCTGTTCCCTGTATGCAAACAAAATCACAACGGAGTTCTTTGATCCCCTCTTCATGGAGCAAAA AATGGGATACACATACAACGGGGCCACATCTATCATGTCTTCTCGGACAAAGTATCACGGTGGAGAAGATTTTAAAACCACAAACCCTTCAAAACAGTTTGATAAAAACGCTTACGTCTAA